From the Chitinispirillales bacterium genome, one window contains:
- a CDS encoding polyprenol monophosphomannose synthase, producing the protein MNDEKRILIIIPTYNEKENIPLIIPEIKKRLSAANVLVVDDNSPDGTSQVAKKLSESIDGVFVLDRTKKEGLGKAYIAGFKWALERNYDLIFEMDADFSHNPDYLPDFIESAKEADLVIGSRYINGKVNVIDWPMKRLLLSYFGNVAARIIAGVKIMDCTGGFKCFHAQTLRALNLDKIASSGYSFQVEMNFYVQKKGFKVKEIPIVFKDREFGVSKMSSKIISEALGLLWKLRFRSMFFK; encoded by the coding sequence ATGAATGATGAAAAAAGAATTTTAATTATTATTCCGACTTATAACGAAAAAGAAAATATTCCTTTGATAATTCCGGAAATAAAAAAGCGCCTTTCCGCCGCGAACGTTTTGGTCGTTGACGACAATTCGCCGGACGGGACTTCACAGGTCGCGAAAAAATTGTCTGAAAGTATTGACGGCGTTTTTGTTCTTGACCGTACCAAAAAAGAAGGCTTGGGTAAGGCGTATATTGCAGGTTTTAAATGGGCTTTGGAAAGAAATTACGATTTGATTTTCGAAATGGACGCCGATTTTTCTCACAATCCGGATTATTTGCCGGATTTTATTGAATCGGCTAAAGAGGCGGATTTGGTTATCGGTTCGCGATATATTAATGGAAAAGTTAACGTTATCGATTGGCCTATGAAACGTCTTTTACTAAGTTATTTCGGTAATGTCGCCGCCAGAATAATCGCCGGAGTTAAAATCATGGACTGTACGGGCGGCTTTAAATGTTTTCACGCTCAAACTCTTCGTGCGTTAAATCTTGATAAAATTGCGTCTTCCGGTTATTCTTTTCAGGTAGAAATGAATTTTTACGTTCAGAAGAAAGGTTTCAAGGTAAAAGAAATTCCCATTGTTTTTAAAGATAGAGAGTTTGGAGTGTCAAAGATGTCGTCAAAAATTATCAGCGAGGCGTTAGGGCTGCTTTGGAAATTAAGATTTCGTTCAATGTTTTTTAAGTAA
- a CDS encoding class I SAM-dependent methyltransferase, with translation MLDQTSKNYEFLSKIYDEIMSGVSHESWYKLIINICEEKKLGKSAKILELGGGTGILGKKLKDYGFNYQGSDISFEMAKEAKRKNLDFVCADSRNIPFCDKFNLIIFLFDGINYIFNIEEFTKTFQQAYYGLETGGYFLFDITTEVNSMRNFRNYREAFAAEKFAYIRESYYYESDKEQCNDFEIFIEKKEGIYHRRSEKHRQKIHSTESIIKSIPQDMFTIEGIYGNFSRERYKKDSERIHFLLKKH, from the coding sequence ATGCTTGATCAAACATCAAAAAATTATGAATTTCTATCCAAAATTTACGATGAAATTATGAGTGGAGTCTCACACGAATCGTGGTACAAACTAATAATTAATATTTGTGAAGAAAAAAAATTAGGCAAGTCAGCAAAAATTCTGGAACTCGGCGGCGGAACCGGAATACTCGGAAAAAAATTGAAAGATTACGGATTTAATTATCAAGGAAGCGATATTTCTTTTGAAATGGCAAAAGAAGCAAAACGCAAAAATCTGGATTTTGTTTGCGCAGATTCGCGAAATATCCCGTTTTGCGATAAATTTAATTTGATAATATTTCTTTTTGACGGAATAAACTACATTTTTAACATTGAAGAATTTACCAAAACGTTTCAACAGGCATATTATGGGCTGGAAACAGGCGGATATTTTCTGTTTGACATAACAACCGAAGTTAATTCAATGAGAAATTTCCGAAATTACCGCGAAGCGTTTGCCGCTGAAAAATTCGCTTATATTCGAGAAAGTTATTACTACGAGTCAGATAAAGAGCAGTGCAATGATTTTGAGATTTTCATAGAAAAAAAAGAAGGAATATATCACCGCCGAAGCGAAAAACACCGCCAAAAGATTCACTCTACGGAAAGCATAATAAAATCAATACCTCAAGACATGTTTACAATTGAAGGAATTTACGGAAATTTTTCACGAGAAAGATACAAGAAAGACAGCGAAAGAATACATTTTTTACTTAAAAAACATTGA
- a CDS encoding acyloxyacyl hydrolase — translation MEKLFIVGLNYSQPNDFFRLPGRRNVEFLTQRGIGELSQYNQNIIFGFSQDLISPAVWRLYGGINLGIYIKPQMTDRISSRFTFGERAFLGFRVIDELVLELYARHFSNGDLTGGNAGQNFIGLSVMWNF, via the coding sequence ATGGAAAAGTTATTTATTGTAGGGCTTAATTACAGCCAGCCTAATGATTTTTTTCGGCTTCCCGGTCGTCGTAACGTCGAGTTTTTAACCCAACGCGGAATCGGTGAACTTTCTCAATATAATCAAAACATTATATTCGGTTTTTCTCAGGATTTAATTTCTCCCGCAGTTTGGCGATTGTATGGCGGAATTAATCTGGGTATATATATCAAGCCGCAAATGACCGACAGAATAAGCTCAAGGTTTACTTTCGGCGAAAGGGCTTTTTTGGGTTTTCGCGTAATAGACGAATTGGTGTTGGAACTTTATGCGCGGCATTTTTCTAACGGCGACTTGACGGGCGGTAATGCGGGACAAAACTTTATCGGATTAAGCGTAATGTGGAATTTCTAG
- a CDS encoding aspartate kinase has protein sequence MPSIVCKFGGTSVATKEKIEQIIDIIKLNPDRNAVVLSAPGKANGINTKVTDYLISIVEKSLAQKDIDRDIAGVKERYYDIYEPLGLSKETIDGVLIRLDKRIAADKSDKGRYRDAIVASGEDLNTELFAIYAASVGIKAKFVSPVDVELIVTDNFGDAMITKEGSANLIKLRDYISDGYVVVFPGFFGVSTKGDIVTFSRGGSDLSGALVADAIDAYEYENWTDVNGILSANPKTIANPEQIKALTYKEMRELSYMGFSVFHEEAVKPVMKKKIPIRLRNTDNLENTGTLIVSGRLPHNREIVGIAAASGFCSFNLQKFLMNREKGFGRKLLEIFEDLGISYEHCPSGVDNISVILDQKQLRPESVNNIVRRIEKELKPDELKTEFGLSLVAVVGEGLMHKIGVLSSAASALSKAGVNIKIVNQGSSELSIIFGIDGADEVRAVKVLYDAFFS, from the coding sequence ATGCCTTCAATTGTTTGCAAATTCGGCGGAACTTCGGTCGCCACGAAAGAAAAAATAGAGCAGATAATAGATATTATAAAACTTAATCCCGACAGGAACGCGGTTGTTCTTTCCGCGCCGGGAAAAGCGAACGGAATAAATACCAAAGTTACGGATTATTTAATTTCCATCGTTGAAAAAAGTTTGGCGCAAAAAGATATCGATAGAGATATTGCCGGCGTCAAAGAACGTTACTATGATATTTACGAACCGCTTGGGCTTTCTAAAGAAACCATTGACGGCGTTTTGATTCGTCTTGATAAACGGATTGCCGCAGACAAAAGCGATAAGGGAAGATATAGGGACGCTATTGTGGCTTCCGGCGAGGATTTGAATACGGAACTCTTTGCAATTTACGCTGCGTCCGTAGGGATTAAAGCGAAATTTGTTTCACCTGTGGACGTTGAGCTGATTGTGACGGATAATTTTGGAGACGCCATGATTACCAAAGAGGGAAGCGCGAATTTGATAAAACTTCGCGATTACATAAGCGATGGATATGTTGTCGTTTTCCCCGGATTTTTCGGAGTAAGTACAAAAGGCGATATCGTAACGTTCAGCCGGGGCGGTTCGGATTTGAGCGGCGCACTTGTTGCGGATGCGATAGACGCTTACGAATACGAAAATTGGACGGATGTGAATGGAATTTTAAGTGCAAACCCAAAAACGATTGCAAATCCCGAACAAATAAAAGCGCTCACTTACAAGGAAATGCGTGAATTGTCGTATATGGGATTTAGTGTTTTTCATGAAGAAGCGGTAAAACCGGTTATGAAAAAGAAAATTCCTATCCGTTTGCGAAATACCGATAATCTTGAAAATACAGGGACGCTTATAGTTTCCGGAAGGCTTCCTCATAACAGAGAAATTGTCGGTATCGCGGCGGCAAGCGGTTTTTGTTCGTTTAACCTGCAGAAATTTTTGATGAACCGAGAAAAAGGTTTCGGAAGAAAATTGCTTGAAATTTTTGAAGATTTGGGAATTTCTTATGAACATTGCCCATCGGGGGTGGATAATATTTCAGTGATTTTAGACCAAAAGCAATTACGTCCGGAATCGGTGAATAATATTGTCCGTCGGATTGAAAAAGAATTAAAACCGGATGAATTAAAAACGGAATTCGGTTTGAGTTTGGTTGCTGTCGTCGGGGAAGGGCTTATGCACAAAATAGGTGTTTTGAGCAGTGCGGCGAGCGCTCTTTCAAAAGCGGGAGTAAACATAAAGATCGTTAATCAGGGAAGCAGCGAGTTAAGTATAATTTTCGGTATTGACGGCGCGGACGAAGTACGGGCGGTTAAAGTGCTTTATGATGCATTTTTTTCTTAA
- a CDS encoding peptidyl-prolyl cis-trans isomerase, protein MISVKYIVMFLTAMFLISCQKVKIVEESAVVRVGTTALTEKEIIATLGNSASPEEILDYIRRWSDRELMYQAAVSMGLGNDETVKMTIENMKKEFLSALYIQQEAAKAEFTTVSLDEIENKYLENPQLYTRKEPVIKAVKMVLPTLSDAWKVREGLTPDGFQARGANVSLERIPNFEDVKFELKSNFTQEIWNTIFNTRVTGITSPLSENGKFSIYLILEKENVGAVLPLAEASELIKRELFASKNGKIVKDACDLLRNRHDYSYNNEYIAKLENLRKDTTTDNKQ, encoded by the coding sequence ATGATTTCGGTAAAATATATTGTTATGTTTTTGACGGCAATGTTTCTTATTTCTTGCCAAAAAGTAAAGATTGTGGAAGAGTCTGCAGTAGTTAGGGTCGGAACAACGGCTTTAACAGAAAAAGAAATAATCGCTACATTAGGAAATTCCGCTTCTCCGGAAGAAATACTTGATTACATTCGCAGATGGTCGGACAGAGAATTGATGTATCAAGCCGCTGTGTCAATGGGATTAGGCAATGACGAGACGGTAAAAATGACCATAGAAAACATGAAAAAAGAGTTTCTTTCCGCATTATATATTCAACAAGAAGCCGCAAAAGCCGAATTTACTACCGTATCGCTTGACGAGATTGAAAATAAGTACTTGGAAAACCCGCAGCTTTATACACGTAAAGAACCGGTAATTAAAGCGGTTAAAATGGTGCTTCCGACCCTATCAGACGCATGGAAAGTCAGAGAGGGACTTACTCCGGACGGTTTTCAAGCAAGAGGAGCGAACGTATCGCTTGAAAGGATCCCGAATTTTGAAGATGTAAAATTTGAACTTAAAAGCAATTTTACTCAGGAAATATGGAATACAATATTTAATACCAGAGTCACTGGAATTACCAGTCCGTTGTCTGAAAATGGGAAATTTTCCATATACCTGATTTTAGAAAAAGAAAATGTTGGAGCGGTTCTTCCTTTAGCAGAAGCAAGCGAATTAATTAAACGTGAACTTTTCGCATCCAAAAACGGTAAAATAGTAAAGGACGCGTGCGATTTGCTGCGAAACAGACACGATTATTCTTATAACAACGAATACATCGCAAAATTAGAAAATCTCCGAAAAGACACCACTACAGATAATAAGCAATGA
- a CDS encoding peptidylprolyl isomerase, producing MRKLSFFLFFTFSVFAVDFIDDRIIAVIGDSAILKSDVDAYADMKLHQNGGGGDALLRNLIFEQTLDELIDSKILMARADIDTNLKVSDYDIADQVNMRINQILSQNRLTREQLTSILKEQENITYNEFKDQITIQTKQDFIRQKVMQHYIVERDLSREEVRVFFDKYKDSIPPIGECVRLQKIEINIKTDSLERQKAYDTISYIRKQIVDKGEKFENMAKKYSKAPNAENDGGDLGFIGKGTLSLIRLEAAAFSLEKGEISSPIETKIGWHLLKITERIGGDVHAYHIFIPVKAPEQKIQTALQKLDSVAVSNPTQEQFSQAVTEFGTDKIDKAYDGDIGWFLLSAVDNQVRDSFESIEKGAVAVRPFRKENSVYLYRISDYDKNRPMDFETDYDEISKFASQLQSQEKLIDLINRWRDNVFIKIYK from the coding sequence ATGAGAAAATTGTCGTTTTTTTTGTTTTTTACATTTTCCGTTTTTGCTGTTGATTTTATTGACGACAGAATTATTGCGGTAATAGGCGATTCGGCGATTCTAAAATCAGATGTTGACGCATATGCGGATATGAAATTACATCAAAACGGCGGCGGAGGCGATGCGTTGCTCCGTAACCTCATTTTCGAACAAACGCTTGACGAACTTATTGACAGCAAAATTTTGATGGCGCGCGCCGACATTGACACGAACTTAAAGGTATCCGATTATGACATCGCCGATCAGGTCAATATGCGAATCAATCAAATTCTTTCTCAAAACCGACTCACACGTGAACAACTGACAAGCATTCTTAAAGAACAGGAAAATATAACGTACAACGAATTCAAAGATCAAATTACAATCCAAACCAAGCAGGATTTTATTCGTCAAAAGGTTATGCAGCACTACATTGTGGAAAGGGATTTGTCGCGTGAAGAAGTTAGAGTGTTTTTTGATAAATACAAAGATTCCATCCCTCCGATAGGTGAATGTGTTCGGCTGCAAAAGATAGAAATTAACATAAAAACCGATTCATTGGAACGCCAAAAAGCGTATGACACTATTTCTTATATCCGCAAACAAATCGTTGACAAAGGCGAAAAATTCGAGAATATGGCAAAAAAATACTCCAAAGCGCCGAATGCGGAAAACGACGGAGGAGATTTAGGATTTATCGGCAAAGGAACGCTTTCTTTAATTCGTCTTGAAGCGGCGGCGTTTTCATTAGAGAAAGGCGAAATCAGCAGCCCTATAGAAACGAAAATCGGCTGGCATCTGCTCAAAATCACGGAAAGAATCGGCGGAGACGTACATGCTTACCATATTTTTATTCCGGTTAAAGCGCCGGAACAAAAAATCCAAACGGCATTGCAAAAACTTGATTCGGTAGCGGTTTCAAATCCTACGCAAGAACAGTTTTCGCAGGCGGTTACAGAATTTGGTACCGATAAAATAGACAAAGCATACGACGGCGATATCGGATGGTTTTTATTAAGCGCGGTAGATAATCAAGTTAGAGATAGTTTTGAGTCGATTGAAAAAGGCGCGGTAGCCGTAAGACCGTTTAGAAAAGAAAATTCCGTTTATTTGTACAGAATAAGCGATTACGACAAAAATCGTCCTATGGACTTTGAAACCGACTATGATGAAATCTCAAAATTTGCATCACAACTACAATCACAAGAAAAATTGATAGATCTGATTAACCGATGGCGTGATAACGTTTTTATAAAAATCTATAAATAA